In Nicotiana tabacum cultivar K326 chromosome 19, ASM71507v2, whole genome shotgun sequence, one DNA window encodes the following:
- the LOC142173502 gene encoding uncharacterized protein LOC142173502 encodes MRFQQVGSCKQWRGGGSGGGSGSVDFSDIFSVEMKFVHRRWMFNRNHHNRAGLKDKFIAKAQTLDDFLSRGRIRCPCVKYKCVKLLKTDEVKVHLYKKGFVKNYYIWTVHGENHASLDYVNFHNSFGGGGSPIAKHNAENSRYNEMMKDAFGIFSGVQSEPNDEANPNHCMKAQVHSKLTVVVRLLSIKLDSSIFQAGMDSIIELMNELNPGNIDLLKDFYTAKKFISKLGLSLEIIDYCEKGCILFYTDDASRENCKFCNQPHFKEVTNANTKNKIPIKAMHYLPLIPRLKRLYASMSSAPHMRWHYEHIRPPGILCHPSDGEA; translated from the exons ATGCGATTCCAACAAGTTGGCTCTTGTAAG CAGTGGCGCGGCGGCGGCAGTGGCGGCGGTAGCGGCTCAGTTGACTTCTCCGATATTTTTTCTGTCGAG ATGAAATTTGTGCATCGTAGATGGATGTTTAATAGGAATCATCATAATCGTGCGGGGTTGAAGGATAAATTTATTGCTAAGGCTcaaacacttgatgattttcttAGTAGAGGAAggattaggtgcccttgtgtgaAATATAAGTGTGTTAAGTTATTGAAAACAGACGAAGTTAAAGTTCATCTCTACAAGAAAGGGTTTgtaaaaaattattatatatggACTGTTCACGGGGAGAATCATGCTAGTTTAGATTATGTTaactttcataattcttttggTGGTGGGGGTAGCCCCATTGCGAAGCATAATGCTGAAAATTCTCGATACAATGAAATGATGAAGGATGCTTTTGGGATATTTTCTGGGGTTCAATCCGAACCAAATGATGAGGCTAATCCGAACCATTGTATGAAGGCTCAGGTGCATTCCAAGTTGACTGTTGTGGTTAGATTGCTAagtattaaattggatagttcTATTTTCCAAGCGGGCATGGATTCTATTATTGAGCTTATGAATGAACTTAATCCGGGTAACATTGACTTACTAAAAGATTTCTACACTGCTAAGAAATTTATTTCTAAGTTGGGTCTTTCATTAGAGATAATTGATTATTGTGAGAAAGGTTGCATATTATTCTATACGGATGACGCATCTCGAGAGAACTGTAAATTTTGTAATCAACCACATTTTAAGGAAGTCACAAATGccaatacaaaaaataaaattccaattAAAGCGATGCATTacttacctcttatacctaggttaaagaggttgtaTGCATCAATGAgctctgctcctcatatgaggtGGCACTATGAACATATAAGGCCACCCGGTATTCTATGCCATCCGTCAGATGGAGAAGCGTGA